From Nymphalis io chromosome 12, ilAglIoxx1.1, whole genome shotgun sequence, a single genomic window includes:
- the LOC126772157 gene encoding putative uncharacterized protein DDB_G0282133 isoform X1: MLFKMRLLILICSIWALAYGKPEMYKEKEDFQFSRSSSDDGSKSGYYGAQRGNMGGNYEKAHNMDSLAQHQMSTLVRQVDGELGEGANTRTGSVFTSGNSRGLYGSGNYDLTNLHGRNFDEGVSFGDSQSHSSLSSQHSGYTGSSYSAANNARYSANQLRASGLSSTYRQAGLASNYGQFDNQQAESQYSGASNYERGSQAASNYKYYSHGGSQARSEYDQSSTNLNSFSNSDDSSKSRLITTPVRVYVRPGTRVAIPVAAQTYDASQSSSLHDLNAVNTEADLLSISGQRVNTIKPKHYESSYSYRKEWEKHDVQPVTVMPTENPFPKNSELYEDTQLSQAAGQRYQSVLDSSNLHSSASNTAYARDVNSGYANGYTANTKSAAANRLQYQSQQQSSGISANSNLYALDTQNSGVAANSNNLVENTNSRPKSYHSSYSYHKSWERRGDPYVIKPVGGDLNGQASQRLLAAAADQNLYSSGLYGNQYSQTKTSCDELCHLRKRRSYDIDWANFDTLGQQTQNKWDDLDSLGQQTQNQWGNLEDLGQQTQNKWDNLESLNQHPQSGFEELSQQPQSQLSELEDLGQQTQNIDNLESFNQHPQSGFEELSQQPQSQLSELEDLGQQTQNIDNLESFNQHPQSGFEVLSQKPINQLGDLADLGQQTQSKWDNLESLSQHPQSGFKELSQQPQNQFGNLEDLGQQTQNIDNLESFNQHPQSGFEVLSQKPINQLGDLADLGQQTQSKWDNLESLSQHPQSGFKELSQQPQNQFGNLEDLGQQTQTKWDNLESLNQHPQSGFEELSQQPQNQLGNSEDLGQQTQTKWDNLESLNQHQSQSGFEELPQQTQSQSDHFKELGQQIQNTWDNLEKLNQQSQDWSGGLEGQQSQSQWHNLESLGQEKQNQWNNFENSGQQTQNLWDKFEQLTPQKQDKSNDQQTFNTWNRIEDQQSTGNFEEYSRHFEHQNSGDNLSQTMFSHNMQPVWNKINSLEAQKNIESTMVSHQQVSFNQETNWNGYKGNFNQVVTKPQDDPYQDFTSSQVTVTNDEKKHTLSNTELSLWDTIDKLIKESEKNKDTLDNKQQLDSNTSNFKVGEGQSTNNNYHNTHYEHNFKQSSETITDKSVQSTESNKNKETDSKNKITLAKSNKTEINKNGDSTNRNTTKPIVNEVGRGDIGPEDTPVVSIETSGQNHDDKVEDFVSPINSNKLYKTQQEIESLSLKHTNEDQYVNKLNEEPIILSVIGLEHQVGVTSTPTTPPTLKYVNKYNDDDQTIIQKEFNTPSFNTPSVVQTGVQPEVFEQQQQHFAPTFVDTEQQISNMHNSFMDFGQQQQVEVPFSKNMHQELYTPQEIGNSDTDLQSMHERVQTKVPHDNHNKESLNGNQRSNHNVNNLESVPKNQDMLIEPIEPTEKPGFWNSVWNKTKKAKESVVAWFKS; the protein is encoded by the exons ATGTTATTCAAAATGAGGCTACTCATTTTGATATGCTCCATATGGGCCTTAGCCTATGGAAAACCAGAAATGTACAAAGAAAAAGAGGATTTTCAATTTTCTAGAAGCTCATCGGACGACGGAAGCAAATCAGGCTATTATGGCGCTCAAAGAGGTAATATGGGAGGAAATTATGAAAAAGCTCACAATATGGACTCATTAGCACAGCATCAAATGAGCACACTTGTGAGACAAGTCGATGGCGAATTGGGGGAAGGGGCAAACACAAGGACTGGTAGCGTATTCACTTCTGGAAATTCTAGAGGTTTGTATGGATCCGGAAATTACGATCTTACTAACCTTCACGGTAGAAACTTTGATGAGGGTGTCTCGTTTGGCGATTCGCAATCACACTCATCGCTTTCATCCCAACATTCGGGATATACTGGTAGCTCATACTCGGCGGCTAACAATGCGAGATACAGCGCTAACCAATTGAGGGCTTCAGGCCTTAGCTCCACTTACCGCCAAGCAGGACTCGCTTCGAATTACGGACAATTTGACAATCAACAAGCAGAAAGTCAATATAGCGGAGCTAGTAATTACGAACGCGGTAGTCAGGCTGCAAGCAACTACAAATATTATTCTCATGGTGGAAGTCAAGCACGAAGTGAATACGATCAAAGTAGCACCAACTTGAACAGTTTCAGCAACAGTGACGATAGCTCTAAAAGTAGACTAATAACAACACCTGTGAGAGTCTACGTGAGACCTGGAACCAGGGTAGCGATACCAGTCGCGGCTCAAACTTACGACGCTTCACAAAGTTCATCGTTGCATGATCTTAATGCGGTCAACACAGAAGCTGATTTATTAAGTATCAGCGGACAGCGAGTTAATACAATTAAACCAAAACATTACGAATCTTCTTATAGTTATCGTAAGGAATGGGAAAAACATGACGTACAACCAGTTACAGTGATGCCTACGGAAAACCCATTCCCAAAAAATAGTGAACTTTATGAGGATACGCAATTATCTCAAGCTGCTGGGCAACGGTATCAAAGTGTATTAGATTCCTCTAATCTTCATTCAAGTGCCAGTAATACTGCTTACGCAAGAGACGTTAATAGTGGTTATGCGAATGGGTATACTGCTAATACTAAATCGGCAGCCGCTAATCGATTACAGTATCAATCTCAACAACAGAGTTCTGGAATTAGCGCGAATTCAAATCTATATGCACTTGATACGCAAAACTCTGGCGTAGCGGCAAATTCGAATAATCTAGTAGAAAACACAAATTCCCGTCCAAAAAGTTACCATTCGTCATATTCATATCATAAGTCATGGGAAAGGCGTGGTGATCCCTATGTCATTAAGCCAGTTGGAGGTGATTTAAATGGACAAGCATCACAAAGACTTTTAGCGGCGGCCGCAGATCAAAATTTGTATTCTTCAGGTCTCTACGGAAATCAGTACAGTCAAACTAAAACCAGTTGTGACGAGTTGTGCCATTTACGAAAGAGACGATCTTATGACATAGATTGGGCAAATTTTGATACCTTAGGTCAGCAGACACAAAATAAATGGGATGACTTGGACAGTCTGGGCCAACAAACTCAAAATCAATGGGGTAATTTAGAAGACTTAGGGcaacaaacacaaaataaatgggATAATTTAGAAAGTTTAAACCAACATCCACAAAGCGGCTTTGAAGAACTAAGTCAACAACCTCAAAGCCAACTAAGTGAATTAGAAGATTTAGGCcaacaaacacaaaatatagataatttagaAAGTTTTAATCAACATCCACAAAGCGGCTTTGAAGAACTAAGTCAACAACCTCAAAGCCAACTAAGTGAATTAGAAGATTTAGGCcaacaaacacaaaatatagataatttagaAAGTTTTAATCAACATCCTCAGAGTGGTTTTGAAGTATTAAGTCAAAAGCCTATTAACCAACTAGGCGACTTAGCCGATTTAGGCCAACAGACACAAAGTAAATGGGATAATTTAGAAAGTTTAAGCCAACACCCACAGAGTGGTTTTAAAGAATTAAGTCAACAGCCTCAAAATCAATTTGGAAACTTAGAAGATTTAGGCcaacaaacacaaaatatagataatttagaAAGTTTTAATCAACATCCTCAGAGTGGTTTTGAAGTATTAAGTCAAAAGCCTATTAACCAACTAGGCGACTTAGCCGATTTAGGCCAACAGACACAAAGTAAATGGGATAATTTAGAAAGTTTAAGCCAACACCCTCAGAGTGGTTTTAAAGAATTAAGTCAACAGCCTCAAAATCAATTTGGAAACTTAGAAGATTTAGGCCAACAAACACAAACTAAATGGGATAATTTAGAAAGCTTAAACCAACATCCTCAGAGTGGCTTTGAAGAATTAAGCCAACAGCCTCAAAATCAACTTGGAAACTCAGAAGATTTAGGCCAACAAACACAAACTAAATGGGATAATTTAGAAAGTTTGAACCAACATCAATCTCAAAGTGGTTTTGAAGAATTACCACAACAAACTCAAAGCCAAAGCGATCATTTTAAAGAATTAGGTCAACAGATACAAAACACATGGGACAATTTggaaaaattaaatcaacaatCTCAGGATTGGTCAGGTGGATTAGAAGGTCAACAATCTCAAAGTCAATGGCACAACTTAGAGAGTTTGGGTcaagaaaaacaaaatcaatggaataattttgaaaattctggTCAGCAGACACAGAATCTGTGGGATAAATTTGAGCAGTTAACTCCACAAAAACAAGACAAATCAAACGATCAGCAAACTTTTAACACTTGGAACAGGATAGAAGACCAACAATcaa CAGGAAATTTTGAAGAATATTCACGACATTTTGAACATCAGAATAGTGGAGATAATTTAAGTCAAACAATGTTTTCTCATAATATGCAACCTGTTTGGAATAAAATTAACAGTTTAGAGGcacaaaaaaacattgaaagtaCTATGGTGAGCCATCAACAAGTTAGTTTTAATCAAGAAACTAATTGGAATGGATATAAGGGGAATTTTAATCAAGTTGTTACAAAACCGCAGGATGATCCATACCAAGATTTTACCTCAAGCCAAGTCACAGTCACTAATGATGAAAAAAAACACACATTGAGTAACACTGAATTAAGTCTATGGGACACAATTGATAAGTTAATAAAAGAATCTGAAAAAAACAAGGATACTCTTGACAATAAACAGCAATTGGATTCTAATACATCAAATTTTAAGGTGGGTGAAGGTcaaagtacaaataataattaccataaCACACATTACGAACATAACTTTAAGCAATCAAGTGAAACAATCACAGATAAGTCTGTCCAATCAActgaatctaataaaaataaagaaactgattcaaaaaataaaatcacactGGCTAAGTCAAACAAAacggaaataaataaaaacggtgATAGTACTAATAGAAATACAACAAAGCCAATTGTTAACGAAGTTGGGCGTGGCGATATTGGTCCTGAAGATACACCAGTAGTTTCAATAGAAACAAGTGGCCAAAATCATGATGATAAGGTTGAAGATTTTGTAAGCcctattaattcaaataaattatataaaacacaacaAGAGATTGAATCATTAAGCTTGAAACACACTAATGAAGACCAATatgttaacaaattaaatgaagaaCCTATAATTTTAAGTGTGATAGGTTTAGAGCACCAGGTTGGAGTAACAAGCACTCCGACTACACCACCAACACTCAaatatgtcaataaatataatgatgatgatcaAACAATAATCCAAAAAGAATTCAATACACCAAGTTTTAATACTCCATCGGTTGTCCAAACGGGAGTGCAACCTGAAGTTTTTGagcaacaacaacaacattTCGCACCAACATTTGTTGATACTGAACAACAAATAAGTAATATGCATAATAGTTTTATGGATTTTGGTCAACAACAACAAGTGGAAGTAccttttagtaaaaatatgcaCCAGGAACTATACACTCCACAAGAAATTGGTAATTCTGACACTGATTTACAAAGTATGCATGAACGAGTTCAAACAAAAGTTCCTCATGACAATCACAACAAGGAATCTTTAAATGGAAATCAAAGAAGTAaccataatgtaaataatttagaatCAGTCCCTAAAAACCAAGATATGTTAATAGAACCGATAGAACCAACTGAAAAACCCGGTTTTTGGAATTCTGTATGGAATAAAACTAAAAAGGCCAAAGAATCTGTTGTTGCATGGTTTAAAAGTTGA
- the LOC126772157 gene encoding putative uncharacterized protein DDB_G0282133 isoform X2 has protein sequence MLFKMRLLILICSIWALAYGKPEMYKEKEDFQFSRSSSDDGSKSGYYGAQRGNMGGNYEKAHNMDSLAQHQMSTLVRQVDGELGEGANTRTGSVFTSGNSRGLYGSGNYDLTNLHGRNFDEGVSFGDSQSHSSLSSQHSGYTGSSYSAANNARYSANQLRASGLSSTYRQAGLASNYGQFDNQQAESQYSGASNYERGSQAASNYKYYSHGGSQARSEYDQSSTNLNSFSNSDDSSKSRLITTPVRVYVRPGTRVAIPVAAQTYDASQSSSLHDLNAVNTEADLLSISGQRVNTIKPKHYESSYSYRKEWEKHDVQPVTVMPTENPFPKNSELYEDTQLSQAAGQRYQSVLDSSNLHSSASNTAYARDVNSGYANGYTANTKSAAANRLQYQSQQQSSGISANSNLYALDTQNSGVAANSNNLVENTNSRPKSYHSSYSYHKSWERRGDPYVIKPVGGDLNGQASQRLLAAAADQNLYSSGLYGNQYSQTKTSCDELCHLRKRRSYDIDWANFDTLGQQTQNKWDDLDSLGQQTQNQWGNLEDLGQQTQNKWDNLESLNQHPQSGFEELSQQPQSQLSELEDLGQQTQNIDNLESFNQHPQSGFEELSQQPQSQLSELEDLGQQTQNIDNLESFNQHPQSGFEVLSQKPINQLGDLADLGQQTQSKWDNLESLSQHPQSGFKELSQQPQNQFGNLEDLGQQTQNIDNLESFNQHPQSGFEVLSQKPINQLGDLADLGQQTQSKWDNLESLSQHPQSGFKELSQQPQNQFGNLEDLGQQTQTKWDNLESLNQHPQSGFEELSQQPQNQLGNSEDLGQQTQTKWDNLESLNQHQSQSGFEELPQQTQSQSDHFKELGQQIQNTWDNLEKLNQQSQDWSGGLEGQQSQSQWHNLESLGQEKQNQWNNFENSGQQTQNLWDKFEQLTPQKQDKSNDQQTFNTWNRIEDQQSRNFEEYSRHFEHQNSGDNLSQTMFSHNMQPVWNKINSLEAQKNIESTMVSHQQVSFNQETNWNGYKGNFNQVVTKPQDDPYQDFTSSQVTVTNDEKKHTLSNTELSLWDTIDKLIKESEKNKDTLDNKQQLDSNTSNFKVGEGQSTNNNYHNTHYEHNFKQSSETITDKSVQSTESNKNKETDSKNKITLAKSNKTEINKNGDSTNRNTTKPIVNEVGRGDIGPEDTPVVSIETSGQNHDDKVEDFVSPINSNKLYKTQQEIESLSLKHTNEDQYVNKLNEEPIILSVIGLEHQVGVTSTPTTPPTLKYVNKYNDDDQTIIQKEFNTPSFNTPSVVQTGVQPEVFEQQQQHFAPTFVDTEQQISNMHNSFMDFGQQQQVEVPFSKNMHQELYTPQEIGNSDTDLQSMHERVQTKVPHDNHNKESLNGNQRSNHNVNNLESVPKNQDMLIEPIEPTEKPGFWNSVWNKTKKAKESVVAWFKS, from the exons ATGTTATTCAAAATGAGGCTACTCATTTTGATATGCTCCATATGGGCCTTAGCCTATGGAAAACCAGAAATGTACAAAGAAAAAGAGGATTTTCAATTTTCTAGAAGCTCATCGGACGACGGAAGCAAATCAGGCTATTATGGCGCTCAAAGAGGTAATATGGGAGGAAATTATGAAAAAGCTCACAATATGGACTCATTAGCACAGCATCAAATGAGCACACTTGTGAGACAAGTCGATGGCGAATTGGGGGAAGGGGCAAACACAAGGACTGGTAGCGTATTCACTTCTGGAAATTCTAGAGGTTTGTATGGATCCGGAAATTACGATCTTACTAACCTTCACGGTAGAAACTTTGATGAGGGTGTCTCGTTTGGCGATTCGCAATCACACTCATCGCTTTCATCCCAACATTCGGGATATACTGGTAGCTCATACTCGGCGGCTAACAATGCGAGATACAGCGCTAACCAATTGAGGGCTTCAGGCCTTAGCTCCACTTACCGCCAAGCAGGACTCGCTTCGAATTACGGACAATTTGACAATCAACAAGCAGAAAGTCAATATAGCGGAGCTAGTAATTACGAACGCGGTAGTCAGGCTGCAAGCAACTACAAATATTATTCTCATGGTGGAAGTCAAGCACGAAGTGAATACGATCAAAGTAGCACCAACTTGAACAGTTTCAGCAACAGTGACGATAGCTCTAAAAGTAGACTAATAACAACACCTGTGAGAGTCTACGTGAGACCTGGAACCAGGGTAGCGATACCAGTCGCGGCTCAAACTTACGACGCTTCACAAAGTTCATCGTTGCATGATCTTAATGCGGTCAACACAGAAGCTGATTTATTAAGTATCAGCGGACAGCGAGTTAATACAATTAAACCAAAACATTACGAATCTTCTTATAGTTATCGTAAGGAATGGGAAAAACATGACGTACAACCAGTTACAGTGATGCCTACGGAAAACCCATTCCCAAAAAATAGTGAACTTTATGAGGATACGCAATTATCTCAAGCTGCTGGGCAACGGTATCAAAGTGTATTAGATTCCTCTAATCTTCATTCAAGTGCCAGTAATACTGCTTACGCAAGAGACGTTAATAGTGGTTATGCGAATGGGTATACTGCTAATACTAAATCGGCAGCCGCTAATCGATTACAGTATCAATCTCAACAACAGAGTTCTGGAATTAGCGCGAATTCAAATCTATATGCACTTGATACGCAAAACTCTGGCGTAGCGGCAAATTCGAATAATCTAGTAGAAAACACAAATTCCCGTCCAAAAAGTTACCATTCGTCATATTCATATCATAAGTCATGGGAAAGGCGTGGTGATCCCTATGTCATTAAGCCAGTTGGAGGTGATTTAAATGGACAAGCATCACAAAGACTTTTAGCGGCGGCCGCAGATCAAAATTTGTATTCTTCAGGTCTCTACGGAAATCAGTACAGTCAAACTAAAACCAGTTGTGACGAGTTGTGCCATTTACGAAAGAGACGATCTTATGACATAGATTGGGCAAATTTTGATACCTTAGGTCAGCAGACACAAAATAAATGGGATGACTTGGACAGTCTGGGCCAACAAACTCAAAATCAATGGGGTAATTTAGAAGACTTAGGGcaacaaacacaaaataaatgggATAATTTAGAAAGTTTAAACCAACATCCACAAAGCGGCTTTGAAGAACTAAGTCAACAACCTCAAAGCCAACTAAGTGAATTAGAAGATTTAGGCcaacaaacacaaaatatagataatttagaAAGTTTTAATCAACATCCACAAAGCGGCTTTGAAGAACTAAGTCAACAACCTCAAAGCCAACTAAGTGAATTAGAAGATTTAGGCcaacaaacacaaaatatagataatttagaAAGTTTTAATCAACATCCTCAGAGTGGTTTTGAAGTATTAAGTCAAAAGCCTATTAACCAACTAGGCGACTTAGCCGATTTAGGCCAACAGACACAAAGTAAATGGGATAATTTAGAAAGTTTAAGCCAACACCCACAGAGTGGTTTTAAAGAATTAAGTCAACAGCCTCAAAATCAATTTGGAAACTTAGAAGATTTAGGCcaacaaacacaaaatatagataatttagaAAGTTTTAATCAACATCCTCAGAGTGGTTTTGAAGTATTAAGTCAAAAGCCTATTAACCAACTAGGCGACTTAGCCGATTTAGGCCAACAGACACAAAGTAAATGGGATAATTTAGAAAGTTTAAGCCAACACCCTCAGAGTGGTTTTAAAGAATTAAGTCAACAGCCTCAAAATCAATTTGGAAACTTAGAAGATTTAGGCCAACAAACACAAACTAAATGGGATAATTTAGAAAGCTTAAACCAACATCCTCAGAGTGGCTTTGAAGAATTAAGCCAACAGCCTCAAAATCAACTTGGAAACTCAGAAGATTTAGGCCAACAAACACAAACTAAATGGGATAATTTAGAAAGTTTGAACCAACATCAATCTCAAAGTGGTTTTGAAGAATTACCACAACAAACTCAAAGCCAAAGCGATCATTTTAAAGAATTAGGTCAACAGATACAAAACACATGGGACAATTTggaaaaattaaatcaacaatCTCAGGATTGGTCAGGTGGATTAGAAGGTCAACAATCTCAAAGTCAATGGCACAACTTAGAGAGTTTGGGTcaagaaaaacaaaatcaatggaataattttgaaaattctggTCAGCAGACACAGAATCTGTGGGATAAATTTGAGCAGTTAACTCCACAAAAACAAGACAAATCAAACGATCAGCAAACTTTTAACACTTGGAACAGGATAGAAGACCAACAATcaa GAAATTTTGAAGAATATTCACGACATTTTGAACATCAGAATAGTGGAGATAATTTAAGTCAAACAATGTTTTCTCATAATATGCAACCTGTTTGGAATAAAATTAACAGTTTAGAGGcacaaaaaaacattgaaagtaCTATGGTGAGCCATCAACAAGTTAGTTTTAATCAAGAAACTAATTGGAATGGATATAAGGGGAATTTTAATCAAGTTGTTACAAAACCGCAGGATGATCCATACCAAGATTTTACCTCAAGCCAAGTCACAGTCACTAATGATGAAAAAAAACACACATTGAGTAACACTGAATTAAGTCTATGGGACACAATTGATAAGTTAATAAAAGAATCTGAAAAAAACAAGGATACTCTTGACAATAAACAGCAATTGGATTCTAATACATCAAATTTTAAGGTGGGTGAAGGTcaaagtacaaataataattaccataaCACACATTACGAACATAACTTTAAGCAATCAAGTGAAACAATCACAGATAAGTCTGTCCAATCAActgaatctaataaaaataaagaaactgattcaaaaaataaaatcacactGGCTAAGTCAAACAAAacggaaataaataaaaacggtgATAGTACTAATAGAAATACAACAAAGCCAATTGTTAACGAAGTTGGGCGTGGCGATATTGGTCCTGAAGATACACCAGTAGTTTCAATAGAAACAAGTGGCCAAAATCATGATGATAAGGTTGAAGATTTTGTAAGCcctattaattcaaataaattatataaaacacaacaAGAGATTGAATCATTAAGCTTGAAACACACTAATGAAGACCAATatgttaacaaattaaatgaagaaCCTATAATTTTAAGTGTGATAGGTTTAGAGCACCAGGTTGGAGTAACAAGCACTCCGACTACACCACCAACACTCAaatatgtcaataaatataatgatgatgatcaAACAATAATCCAAAAAGAATTCAATACACCAAGTTTTAATACTCCATCGGTTGTCCAAACGGGAGTGCAACCTGAAGTTTTTGagcaacaacaacaacattTCGCACCAACATTTGTTGATACTGAACAACAAATAAGTAATATGCATAATAGTTTTATGGATTTTGGTCAACAACAACAAGTGGAAGTAccttttagtaaaaatatgcaCCAGGAACTATACACTCCACAAGAAATTGGTAATTCTGACACTGATTTACAAAGTATGCATGAACGAGTTCAAACAAAAGTTCCTCATGACAATCACAACAAGGAATCTTTAAATGGAAATCAAAGAAGTAaccataatgtaaataatttagaatCAGTCCCTAAAAACCAAGATATGTTAATAGAACCGATAGAACCAACTGAAAAACCCGGTTTTTGGAATTCTGTATGGAATAAAACTAAAAAGGCCAAAGAATCTGTTGTTGCATGGTTTAAAAGTTGA